One Heptranchias perlo isolate sHepPer1 chromosome 2, sHepPer1.hap1, whole genome shotgun sequence DNA segment encodes these proteins:
- the eaf1 gene encoding ELL-associated factor 1 encodes MNGTAQPALGKEEHVLKLGESFEKRPKSSFHTIRYDFKPASIDTSCEGELQVGKGDQVTITLPHIPGSTPPMTVFKGNKRPYQKDCVLIINHDTGEFVLEKLSSSIQVKKTRAEGSSKIQAQLESQLVRRSQPSSQFRAPNKPCAGPKTSPSKDNPSPEPQLDDIKRELRAEVDIIEQMSSSSSSSSASGSSSGSDDSSSSDVENEAHPSSTPPQLQPQSQSQPQLQQQQQLQHQQYSNRNAATNGTSRPGSNQLMSTLRNDLQLSESGSDSDD; translated from the exons ATGAACGGCACCGCGCAGCCGGCGCTGGGCAAGGAGGAGCACGTGCTGAAACTGGGCGAGAGCTTCGAGAAACGGCCCAAGAGCTCGTTCCACACCATCCGCT ATGACTTTAAACCAGCATCCATCGATACCTCTTGTGAGGGTGAGCTACAGGTTGGCAAAGGTGACCAAGTCACCATAACTTTGCCGCACATCCCA GGCTCTACTCCACCAATGACTGTGTTCAAAGGTAATAAAAGACCATATCAGAAGGATTGTGTACTTATCATTAACCATGATACAGGGGAGTTTGTGCTTGAAAAACTCAGTAGCAGTATACAGGTGAAGAAAACCAG AGCTGAAGGGAGCAGTAAAATCCAGGCTCAATTGGAGTCGCAGTTGGTGCGAAGATCCCAGCCTTCCTCACAGTTTAGAGCTCCTAATAAGCCATGCGCTGGACCCAAAACATCTCCTTCAAAGGACAATCCCTCACCTGAACCACAACTCGATGACATAAAAAGAG AACTCAGAGCTGAAGTTGATATTATTGAACAgatgagcagcagcagcagtagcTCCTCAGCTTCAGGAAGTTCCTCTGGCAGTGACGACAGTTCCAGCAGTGATGTGGAAAATGAGGCTCACCCCTCCTCTACACCGCCACAGCTGCAACCTCAATcccaatcccaaccccaactccaACAGCAACAGCAGCTGCAACACCAGCAGTACAGTAACAGAAATGCTGCTACAAATGGCACCAGCAGACCAGGAAGCAATCAGCTTATGAGCACATTGA GAAATGACTTGCAATTGAGTGAATCTGGAAGCGACAGTGATGATTGA
- the mettl6 gene encoding tRNA N(3)-methylcytidine methyltransferase METTL6 isoform X1, with protein MARRWDGQRFHGHGSNGRARDSGGDNKPSLGPFIKTLWSIANTMGDVMEANDSCATQTYRTEGVNNCTLSSKVVSITPSRSEATFKATGHTGRILTTEEADKLIKDQSLVSDFKQQKLEKEAQKNWDLFYKRNSTNFFKDRHWTTREFEELKACREFENQKLILLEAGCGVGNCLFPLLEDDLNVFIYACDFSPRAIEFVKQNRLYNAERCKAFQCDLTRDDLLENVPAASVDVVTLIFVLSAIHPDKMQLAVENIYKILKPGGCILFRDYGLYDHAMLRFKTGHKLGPNFYVRQDGTRSFFFSNEYMAQLLMAAGYEVLVNEYVFRETVNRKEGLCVPRVFLQCKFKKSKRETEYV; from the exons ATGGCGAGACGATGGGATGGGCAGCGTTTCCACGGTCACGGGAGCAACGGTCGGGCCCGCGATTCGGGCGGGGACAATAAACCCTCACTGGGGCCTTT CATTAAGACCCTCTGGAGTATTGCAAACACAATGGGGGATGTTATGGAAGCAAATGATTCTTGTGCTACCCAAacgtacagaacagaaggagtaaACAATTGCACTTTAAGCAGTAAGGTAGTAAGCATAACGCCTTCCAGATCAGAAGCAACCTTTAAAGCAACAGGACACACGGGAAGGATCCTTACGACTGAAGAAGCAGACAAGCTCATAAAAGACCAGAGCTTAGTGTCGGATTTTAAACAACAGAAGCTCGAAAAAGAGGCGCAGAAGAACTGGGATTTATTTTACAAAAGGAACAGCACCAACTTTTTCAAAGATAGGCATTGGACAACCAGGGAGTTTGAAGAGCTGAAAGCATGTAGAGAA TTTGAGAATCAAAAGCTGATTTTGTTGGAAGCTGGCTGTGGGGTTGGGAACTGTTTATTCCCCCTTTTAGAAGACGATCTGAATGTCTTCATTTATGCTTGTGACTTCTCTCCCCGAGCTATAGAATTTGTGAAG CAAAACCGCCTGTATAACGCTGAGCGATGTAAAGCCTTTCAGTGCGACCTAACGAGAGATGATTTACTGGAGAACGTGCCAGCTGCCTCTGTGGACGTTGTAACACTGATCTTCGTGCTCTCTGCCATTCATCCGGACAAGATGCAGCTTGCCGTAGAAAATATCTATAAA ATACTGAAACCAGGTGGATGCATCTTATTCAGAGATTATGGACTGTATGATCACGCCATGCTCCGATTTAAAACTGGCCATAAGCTTGGCCCAAATTTTTATGTTCGACAAGATGGAACAAGATCCTTCTTCTTTTCTAATG AGTACATGGCACAGCTCCTAATGGCTGCTGGGTATGAGGTGCTGGTCAATGAATATGTGTTCCGTGAAACTGTTAATAGGAAAGAAGGTCTGTGTGTTCCAAGAGTTTTTCTTCAATGCAAGTTTAAGAAGtcaaagagagaaacagaatatgTTTAA
- the mettl6 gene encoding tRNA N(3)-methylcytidine methyltransferase METTL6 isoform X2 — protein sequence MRRRGCVALFFFHSVFSSIKTLWSIANTMGDVMEANDSCATQTYRTEGVNNCTLSSKVVSITPSRSEATFKATGHTGRILTTEEADKLIKDQSLVSDFKQQKLEKEAQKNWDLFYKRNSTNFFKDRHWTTREFEELKACREFENQKLILLEAGCGVGNCLFPLLEDDLNVFIYACDFSPRAIEFVKQNRLYNAERCKAFQCDLTRDDLLENVPAASVDVVTLIFVLSAIHPDKMQLAVENIYKILKPGGCILFRDYGLYDHAMLRFKTGHKLGPNFYVRQDGTRSFFFSNEYMAQLLMAAGYEVLVNEYVFRETVNRKEGLCVPRVFLQCKFKKSKRETEYV from the exons ATGCGCAGGCGGGGGTGCGTCgctttgtttttctttcattctGTTTTTTCCAG CATTAAGACCCTCTGGAGTATTGCAAACACAATGGGGGATGTTATGGAAGCAAATGATTCTTGTGCTACCCAAacgtacagaacagaaggagtaaACAATTGCACTTTAAGCAGTAAGGTAGTAAGCATAACGCCTTCCAGATCAGAAGCAACCTTTAAAGCAACAGGACACACGGGAAGGATCCTTACGACTGAAGAAGCAGACAAGCTCATAAAAGACCAGAGCTTAGTGTCGGATTTTAAACAACAGAAGCTCGAAAAAGAGGCGCAGAAGAACTGGGATTTATTTTACAAAAGGAACAGCACCAACTTTTTCAAAGATAGGCATTGGACAACCAGGGAGTTTGAAGAGCTGAAAGCATGTAGAGAA TTTGAGAATCAAAAGCTGATTTTGTTGGAAGCTGGCTGTGGGGTTGGGAACTGTTTATTCCCCCTTTTAGAAGACGATCTGAATGTCTTCATTTATGCTTGTGACTTCTCTCCCCGAGCTATAGAATTTGTGAAG CAAAACCGCCTGTATAACGCTGAGCGATGTAAAGCCTTTCAGTGCGACCTAACGAGAGATGATTTACTGGAGAACGTGCCAGCTGCCTCTGTGGACGTTGTAACACTGATCTTCGTGCTCTCTGCCATTCATCCGGACAAGATGCAGCTTGCCGTAGAAAATATCTATAAA ATACTGAAACCAGGTGGATGCATCTTATTCAGAGATTATGGACTGTATGATCACGCCATGCTCCGATTTAAAACTGGCCATAAGCTTGGCCCAAATTTTTATGTTCGACAAGATGGAACAAGATCCTTCTTCTTTTCTAATG AGTACATGGCACAGCTCCTAATGGCTGCTGGGTATGAGGTGCTGGTCAATGAATATGTGTTCCGTGAAACTGTTAATAGGAAAGAAGGTCTGTGTGTTCCAAGAGTTTTTCTTCAATGCAAGTTTAAGAAGtcaaagagagaaacagaatatgTTTAA
- the mettl6 gene encoding tRNA N(3)-methylcytidine methyltransferase METTL6 isoform X3 yields the protein MGDVMEANDSCATQTYRTEGVNNCTLSSKVVSITPSRSEATFKATGHTGRILTTEEADKLIKDQSLVSDFKQQKLEKEAQKNWDLFYKRNSTNFFKDRHWTTREFEELKACREFENQKLILLEAGCGVGNCLFPLLEDDLNVFIYACDFSPRAIEFVKQNRLYNAERCKAFQCDLTRDDLLENVPAASVDVVTLIFVLSAIHPDKMQLAVENIYKILKPGGCILFRDYGLYDHAMLRFKTGHKLGPNFYVRQDGTRSFFFSNEYMAQLLMAAGYEVLVNEYVFRETVNRKEGLCVPRVFLQCKFKKSKRETEYV from the exons ATGGGGGATGTTATGGAAGCAAATGATTCTTGTGCTACCCAAacgtacagaacagaaggagtaaACAATTGCACTTTAAGCAGTAAGGTAGTAAGCATAACGCCTTCCAGATCAGAAGCAACCTTTAAAGCAACAGGACACACGGGAAGGATCCTTACGACTGAAGAAGCAGACAAGCTCATAAAAGACCAGAGCTTAGTGTCGGATTTTAAACAACAGAAGCTCGAAAAAGAGGCGCAGAAGAACTGGGATTTATTTTACAAAAGGAACAGCACCAACTTTTTCAAAGATAGGCATTGGACAACCAGGGAGTTTGAAGAGCTGAAAGCATGTAGAGAA TTTGAGAATCAAAAGCTGATTTTGTTGGAAGCTGGCTGTGGGGTTGGGAACTGTTTATTCCCCCTTTTAGAAGACGATCTGAATGTCTTCATTTATGCTTGTGACTTCTCTCCCCGAGCTATAGAATTTGTGAAG CAAAACCGCCTGTATAACGCTGAGCGATGTAAAGCCTTTCAGTGCGACCTAACGAGAGATGATTTACTGGAGAACGTGCCAGCTGCCTCTGTGGACGTTGTAACACTGATCTTCGTGCTCTCTGCCATTCATCCGGACAAGATGCAGCTTGCCGTAGAAAATATCTATAAA ATACTGAAACCAGGTGGATGCATCTTATTCAGAGATTATGGACTGTATGATCACGCCATGCTCCGATTTAAAACTGGCCATAAGCTTGGCCCAAATTTTTATGTTCGACAAGATGGAACAAGATCCTTCTTCTTTTCTAATG AGTACATGGCACAGCTCCTAATGGCTGCTGGGTATGAGGTGCTGGTCAATGAATATGTGTTCCGTGAAACTGTTAATAGGAAAGAAGGTCTGTGTGTTCCAAGAGTTTTTCTTCAATGCAAGTTTAAGAAGtcaaagagagaaacagaatatgTTTAA